The Candidatus Binataceae bacterium sequence GGCGCGTGCGGTTATCGGGGGACTGATCGCGGCTACCTTCATGACCTTGTTCGTGGTCCCGGCGGTATACTCGCTGTTCGCTCATCCTCGGCTCAGCAAGCGCGAACGAGCGGCGCAAATCGAGGCCCTGGCCGCGCAGGCGGAACAGGATTAAGTCAAACCAAGCCGAAAACAGAGAACGATGGCGCAACAGCGAAATTTGGGTACCGTCAAAGCCGGTCCGCTATTTTCCTTGACCTGGATTGTTGTCACGCTGATCGTGCTGACTGGGCTGGTGGCCTTGGTGCGCGCGCGTGAGGTCCGGCTGCAACATCAAACTCAAGTCCTGGCCCGGGCCGAGAGCTTGGGCCCGATCGTGTCGATCGCACCCTTGCAGCGCGGCGGCGAGCAGCGCTTGGCGGTCTATCCAGGCGACGTGCACGGCTATTTCGAGAGTCCGATTTATCCCAAGGTCAGTGGCTACGTTAAAGCGGTTCTGGTGGACAAGGGCACGCGGGTCAAAGCCGGCCAATTGCTGGTGGTGATCGAGTCGCCCGAACTCGACCGCCAAGTGCGCGCGGCCGAGGCCACCTATCGTTTAGCCGTGCTGACCGATCGGCGTAACCAGGTGCTGCTGGCGCAGCACGTGGTTTCCCAGCAGCAGGCCGATACCTCCCATCAGGAGATGTTGGCCGACCTGGCCAACTGGCAGTCCTTGAGCGCGATGAAGGGCTATGAGCAGGTCACCGCGCCCTATGCCGGGATCATCACCGCGCGTAACGTCGATCCCGGGGCGTTGGTGGCGATGGCCACGGCCTCTCAGACCACGGCGATGCCGGTGGTGACGCTGGCGCGCCTGGACCCGGTGCGGGTCTATGTGCAGATGCCGCAGGACGACGCCGCCCTGGTGCAGGATGGCGATCCGGCCGTAGTTACGGTCAGTCAGCTGCCAGGGCGCGAGTTTCAGGGCAAGGTCACCCGCAATGCAGGCGCACTGGTTAACGGCTCGCGCACGATGCTGGTGGAGGTCGATCTCGCTAATCCCGATTTCATCCTGCGCCCCGGGATGTACGCCGAGGTCCGCATTACGCTGTCAAGTAATTCCTCGATGCCGCTGGTACCCGATGATGCCGTGGTTTACGAAAATGGCAAAATTTTCGTGCCGGTGGTCAAAGACGACCGCGTCCATTTGGT is a genomic window containing:
- a CDS encoding efflux RND transporter periplasmic adaptor subunit — translated: MAQQRNLGTVKAGPLFSLTWIVVTLIVLTGLVALVRAREVRLQHQTQVLARAESLGPIVSIAPLQRGGEQRLAVYPGDVHGYFESPIYPKVSGYVKAVLVDKGTRVKAGQLLVVIESPELDRQVRAAEATYRLAVLTDRRNQVLLAQHVVSQQQADTSHQEMLADLANWQSLSAMKGYEQVTAPYAGIITARNVDPGALVAMATASQTTAMPVVTLARLDPVRVYVQMPQDDAALVQDGDPAVVTVSQLPGREFQGKVTRNAGALVNGSRTMLVEVDLANPDFILRPGMYAEVRITLSSNSSMPLVPDDAVVYENGKIFVPVVKDDRVHLVQVALGYDDGLRSEVIRGLKGNEMIALTLGQSAQDGELVQPLLEHPAR